One segment of Leptodactylus fuscus isolate aLepFus1 chromosome 7, aLepFus1.hap2, whole genome shotgun sequence DNA contains the following:
- the ZNF821 gene encoding zinc finger protein 821: protein MSRRKQTTPNKVHWENMFAGLEQQACQAMMETELIKQEPSEIEQNDRTSSDSDEDTTIDELSSSEGGEDSNEKGEPSVSRKIRKREDVSMVPESLDGNLDSTLFVCPLCQLDCVSHEQLITHVYQHTAAVVSAKSYLCPVCGRALSSPGSLGRHLLIHSEDQLSNCAVCGAQFSSHETFNSEKLPEVLSPENWDENNHKNSGGMDFNAVYPAGVLLVCNNCVAYRKIMETQTPAVRKWATRRQNEPVEARMQRLERERTAKKSRRDSETPEERELRRMRDREAKRQQRMQETDEQRARRLQRDREAMRLKRANETPEKRQARLVREREAKRLKRRLEKMDMMLRAQFGQDPSAMAALAAEMNFFQLPVGNNELEQQILGKIALDEQSNGTLH, encoded by the exons AAACAGACAACTCCAAATAAAGTACATT GGGAGAACATGTTTGCGGGGTTGGAGCAACAAGCTTGTCAAGCAATGATGGAAACTGAGCTTATAAAACAGGAGCCATCCGAGATCGAACAGAATGACCGGACTAGCA GTGACAGTGATGAGGATACCACTATTGATGAGTTATCTTCCTCAGAGGGCGGTGAGGACAGCAATGAAAAAGGAGAGCCCAGTGTAAGCAGAAAGATTAGGAAACGGGAAGATGTTTCTATG gtcccCGAATCTCTTGATGGTAACCTGGATTCTACACTTTTTGTTTGTCCACTTTGTCAGCTGGACTGTGTGAGCCATGAACAGTTGATCACTCATGTGTATCAG CACACAGCTGCTGTAGTAAGTGCAAAAAGCTATCTGTGTCCAGTGTGCGGCCGTGCTCTAAGCTCTCCGGGGTCCCTGGGACGTCATCTACTAATACATTCAGAGGATCAGCTCTCCAACTGTGCTGTATGTGGTGCTCAGTTCTCTAGTCATGAAACCTTTAACAG TGAAAAACTGCCAGAGGTTTTATCCCCTGAAAACTGGGATGAGAACAATCACAAAAACTCCGGTGGTATGGACTTCAATGCTGTTTACCCTGCTGGAGTGTTACTTGTGTGCAATAACTGTGTGGCTTACAGGAAGATAATGGAAACCCAGACTCCCGCAGTGCGCAAATGGGCCACTCGTAGGCAAAACGAGCCTGTGGAAGCAAGAATGCAAAGGCTGGAGCGAGAACGTACTGCCAAGAAGAGTAGACGAGACAGTGAAACCCCTGAGGAACGAGAGTTAAGACGAATGCGGGACAGAGAAGCTAAGAGGCAACAGAGAATGCAGGAGACTGATGAGCAGAGAGCAAGACGCTTGCAACGAGATCGTGAAGCTATGCGCTTGAAACGGGCCAATGAGACTCCAGAGAAGCGTCAAGCCCGACTTGTTCGAGAACGAGAGGCCAAACGGTTAAAGCGACGACTGGAAAAGATGGACATGATGCTCCGAGCACAGTTTGGGCAGGACCCATCAGCAATGGCAGCACTTGCTGCAGAAATGAACTTCTTTCAGCTTCCAGTGGGGAATAATGAGCTGGAACAACAGATTCTTGGAAAGATTGCACTGGATGAGCAGAGTAATGGGACTCTGCACTGA